ttattgtttatattaattaaaatttaaatatgaaacatattaccaattaaatttatattttctaaatttaaattttacttttgaaatttaaatagtccatgaaatatattgaataatctaatattattcataaaatactttcactactaaaaaataaaatttattttctctaaatttaaataatttaatatataattttaatcacaTAAATAGACTCtcaactaaataaaataaataaaaaaaatcaattcttaTGATATATTTGATataatgttaataaaataagtttaataGTTAATAGTCTATTCTTTTatagaataataattaattcttaaaataatttgttCTCATGATGTTTGGTTCAATATTGAGGATAAAATTAACTATTActctattaatattatttatatttgatataataaaatgaaaaataaaataagtttgagaggttaaaatttaacttatttattatataattcatTGTTAATGTTGTAATAGGGGAGTTAGTACAATAAATATGAAAACATGATGTATTaacttattataaattttaatcaaaaccaatcataattaaataaagttaaGTATTATCTCatagtatataaattttatttaacctcaaatcaaatataattttaataataaagatggtgtataaaattaaattaaataatgagtaaataacttttaaaaatttactatttggAGTATTGAAATTTTGAAGATAAGAGGTAAAtattttgaattgaaaaataatagagAACGAAAtggattaaatattataattcatCTTAGGCTACTCCTCATAAATGACAATGACATCTTTCAAGCAAACCTAATTATCCTTAAAAAAGGGAAGAAAGACTCTTCACTCTGTTTTTCCCAGAAATGACAACAGTTAagtataaaagagaaaatgagtTCTTATTCGAAGGTGTAGTTGGTAAAAGTCTTTAAAATGGATGAGTATGCCATTATGGCcaagaaaaaacaaaacaacACAAACAGTCAAGTTATACTACGGGATCAATAAGACGAAACGTCACTTTCGAATCTTAAAAATCAAAGACTAATGAGGGGATAATTATACTACGGGATCAATAAGACGAAACGTCACTTTCGAATCTTAAAAATCAAAGACTAATGAGGGGATAAGAACCGATAAATTTTTGCTTATGCCAATAAATTTAAGCCAGATGCAATCTCCAGTAGTATGCCTATGCCTTTGCGATATAGGTCCATGTGACAATAGTTTGGTGAGTCGAAGACACAGTCCATTTCTAAGTAAGGAAGATTTGGACACTTTAGTATCTGAGCTATCACTAAAAAACTCGTTCCTCCCTCAATTAGATCGGTATCGACACAAAGTTATTGTTATCAAATACGGTTTGATATATCTCTGTTATATTTGTGATAGTGAGATTTTCACCTAAATAGTCAGGAATGTCACATATCATGCGGACGACCGAATTATCATCGAATCATCAGAAAAATATCATATTCATCATAATCTTCTACAGTATAAAGGGAGAAGAACCGCTTAGATAAAGATATACTATTATtaaatgtaaaagttttaagtaatttattatatttttttccattCGAAAAAATACTGATTTGAGCGTTGGAATAGTTATCGTAAACACCCACTATCACCTTTGATTATCACCTTTACTTATTTTCTTTATAGGTTCTAACTAATAGCAGTATAATTTCATTATGAGCATATTATTAGTTTAAATCTCAATTACATCAATAGttatatagtttaattttgTAATGTTGTTAATTATGAAGGAGTAGTTTGCTTACCAGTTAAATTTAAAACTACAAAGGTCCGATATACTTTACTTAAAATAGATGTTTTgaggaaagaaaaaggaaaaaagaaaagatagaaaTTTGGGTATGGGAGTGTGGAGTAGGAGGCGTACCATACCATGACGATTTGATGAGATACGTGGCACAGCGTAAAGTAGTGGCCGTCAGACACCTGTACTATGCGAATGTGATGCGCTGCTTCCTCAGCTTGATATCCTCAACGATGCCTTCAATAATCAAAGGAGAAGGTTATTAATATAATGATCTAATGGAAgctttttgtttttcatatatggctgaattttatctaattttataaaatcatccaTTTATATGCATTTTctgttattaatataatttttctttttacattTACGAACAAAATCTCAAAATTTCAACTTTGCGTGAACTCCAAAAAcactttttataataaaagacacaaaataataaagcagaatataaaaaaaaatctaaattaaaagtaataatttatttaatatattttaaaatttatttattttttattttttaaaatttaaaaggctTATTTATCTATAGGTATATTTAATCTATTGTAAGAATTTAGACGTTTTATTTGCTAAATTTCAATTGTTGAatagtttatttaaattttaaaaaatatttaaatactcATATAATTATTGACTTGTATCTGAAGGGCTAAAAAtatgtttatattattattattattattattattgaatatGTACTTTATTCTTAtcttttttcaaatattttttaatttttaatattttatttaatatataatttgtgAAATAGGAAATAATCTAATCTATGCAGGTTATAAAACAAAAGCgtcataaatttttatttgtttatatattttttaatatatttaataaatttcactCGTTTAATAAAGTGTAATcccatataataaatttaaattttatgaataaacaTTCTGCagctaataatttttaatttattataattatagttaaaattattaaattaatttaaaaaaattaataataaattataacataatctttaaaattttatttaattaatcaaattatttttaaatacatatttttttacaacattatcatttcttattaattttttactgtcacttttatataatattataaattattaataaaaatttaaaatatgaaaaaatttttataatttaaaatatataatattttattttatttaaaatactattaaaaaaagtaaaattttttaaatataaaaaataaaaaataataatacaatattttaaaaattatattattattattattattttaaatttaatttaatatttttaattataattatataaattgaaaaaaagttatttttattatttaaaatttaaaacgtTGAATATAGAtgtgaattattataaatatttatattatttatttttttaaataaaataaaaaataattataaaattaaaatataatatatttaacagACTAATcccctatttaaaaaatatttaaatataaaagccCGTGTATTTGCTGCCATAATGACCGCCTCCTCTGGCTTTTGGAATTTTGGCCGATGTCTATGAACATTTGCGTTCCTGATAACAAGGGTAGGAAGTTGATGCTTTCTTCTTAGCGATGTCTCTCTTTCTTTCGCCATCAAATGTTGCTCGATTTCTTTCAGTCGTAACCTCCGTCCTCGATCGTCTCAATTTgtcgacttttttttttttttttaatttaaattatgtatACATCTTTCATTCATCCGCCCCTTTTGATGTGCGTTTTCATTTTTCCTGTTTTCTTTCTCTGGATTCAGTCTCAATTTTCcagttttgtttttttaaataattttttggaTGGTGGTTCATTTTTTAGTCAATAACTAGCAAAATAAATTGAGTTTATGGAGATTTTATTGATCTATGTCCCGTTATGACCTTGATTACCGCTATATTGATTTTACCCGTACATAAATTCAGTATTTTTACCACATTGCTATTTGCGAATGCAGTGAGGGGTGTGATTTAGCCTCTATTTTTCTGGGTATTTTGaagttaatttctttcttgatgtTTTTGCTTATGTGTTTGAATCTGTTAATTTACTTCAGCTACTTAGTTTTGTGCCTTGCTATGATCAATGATCATGcctttttattgcttatttgaaactttttttgtcgttagggtttggtggcaaTAAGCTTACTATTTCCTTGTTAGGAAATTTTCAGCTTCTGTTCTTCGTGACTTCAGAATATTTCGCTAGTGTTCATGACTTGGTCTTCTGTTACTCATGATGAGACAATTGTGATTGGACGTGGAAATATAAATTTGTGCACTTTTGCAAGCATTAACTTTCTGCGGTCATTTTTTAAGCTCTTGAATGTTGATATGTTATACTCTATTTGAAACTATGGTTTGAGGTTCACGGTTATTTTTTAAGCTCTTGAATCTTGTTATGTTATATTCTCTTTGAAACTACGGTTTGAGGTTCAAGAGGACAATGAGCTTTGCTTATTTCAAATGTTTTCTTCAATTGGCTTATTTCCTGACAAGCAAAGTTtactgattaaaaaaaaaatatacaggTGTTTGTAAGTTGCTTAAAATGGAGACATATGTCGACTTCTTTAATTGGCTTGACCACGACACATTGATGAGGATTCTCATATGTTTGGAGGATCCATCTGATCTTGTTCGTGTTAGTTCTGTTTCACGTTCTTGGCGAGAGTTTGGTGAGTAATTATTGATGTATACATTTCTCCTTTCACACCCATGCTATATTTTAAATACCTGCATAACCCTGTTGCAAAGAATTTCTTTACATGGTAAAGTTGCTAATCATAATCATTGAATTTCAGTGATTGAATTTGTGCAGTGGTGTGTGTGATTCTAATGAATTAAAGAAAAGCTGGTGGCTCTTATTTGTAGTTTGGTTGCAATAAACAGGAACCAGTTTCATGTTCAATGTTTTGGCTGTTAAACTTTCTTTCGCCATGTGTACTCTATCTACAAAATTAATTGATGCCAGTGATATTTAATGGTAAAGTTCTGGTACTGATAATGATAACACATGCTTACTTGTGCAAGAGCACACCATTGTGTGATAACCCCAGTTGATTTATATTATCCTTCAACCCTGTGCCGCTGTCTACATATTTGACTCCATGGGAATCTTCTTTTCCTTTGTTATCACTATATGGTTTTATTATTGTCACAAGTATGAGTCTTAGTTTCCTGTCATCCTAATAAGAAAAACTGTGACGGCATTTCTGAAGTGAAGAAATTTACTGCTATCCTTATTTTAGTTGAAATATTAGTGACCATCAGAGGTTTTATATAGATTAAGCATCAGGAATTTTtacaattttgattattttacaAAAGGTATTAATTGGTTTTTTTTTCAGTGATTGTGAATGGTCTTTGTAAGCAGCTGTGCTTGAGAAGGTTTCCTTGTTTGCATAGAGTAGATCATGTCATTGAACCAAACTGTGGCATGAAAAACCCTTCAGAAGATGGATGCAGCAAATCTGTAGAATGGGAAACTCTGGAGAGGGAGCACAGAGTATATGCTTTTTTAGCTCGAGGTTGTACATCATTTGCTCTTAGAGAGTGCATTGCTGATGCAATAAGTGCGTCTAGCACTGACAATTATCCAGAGGAAAGCATTCATAATACCCTTGAACCAAGAGACAGGGTTGCATGGGGAGCTTCATATTGGTCAAGTAAAGGGCAAAGTGATTCTGCATCATGTGAGATGCTTACATATAAGCTTGTTGCTGATATTTGTGTCATCAATGAAATCAGTATACGGCCTTTTCAAGGTTATTATTCTGAAATTTCATAAAGGTTGGGCATTCTTCTGTTTTCTTTTCACATTTGGTTTGTCTTTTATTGAAGTAAAATCTGCTGTTATATTCAGCATTTTTTCAGCGGGGTTCACCAATATATTCTTCCAAATCGGTGCGCTTTCGGATGGGTCATACCAAAGCCCCAGAGGATGAATTCACGGGTGAGCCAAGTGATAATTGTGCTAATGACAATTTCATATGGACTTACACTTCACCAGAGTTTGCAATGGCTCAGGTAATCTCTTCTTGTTTCATTTGCAATTACCATTGTATTCATACAATGGGACACCACATCTCTCAACTTGAAGGAGCACCCTGATGCCAATCAACTCGCAAGAACTTTTCTAAGTAGGATGATCATGAACAATCAAGTTGTTATCTCTTTGCATTCATGATAAAAGAACAAATGCGATAATTAGAATCACTACTTCTTCCAGAACACTTATCTTGTTACATCATAAACTTCATAGGGTAGAGTTGATTTTATTTGTTGAAAATTTGTTAAAACCACACTGTTCTCTATTTATGAGTTTGTTTAATGGGGAGGCAGCCCCTGTTATCTATTTATGAGTTGATTTCGTGGACTGGATTATTTCGTTTTGTGGTACATGGGGTGGCAGACCGTGTTATCTATTTATGAACCTTGAATTACTATGTAGCTGAAAATGCTTTAATTCTTCATAGAAATATTAATTGCCCAGTGACTTTTACATGAACAGGAGAATCGCTTGCAGAAGTTCAAGCTTCCAGAGCCTGTTCTTTGTATAGGTGGAATTTTGCAAGTTGAGTTGTTGGGTAGGGTTCAGAAACAAGAAATGGATGGCTTATTCTATTTATGGTTTGTTCCCCACACTTTTCTTTCTTGTTCTGTTGGATTTCTGATATTCTATCCTCCCATTGGATCCTTGGTCATGTGGAATGATGGCATTTTTTGGCTAATGACTCTTGATGCCATGCATTCTGCATAAATAGTATCTTGTTGGCTTCATTCTTTCAGTCACATGCCTGAATTTTCATGGGCTGCGTTGAAGTCAGAGTCATAGAGTCATACGTGTGAGAATGAAATAAACTGTTAAAACTAAGTATTCATTTGTTGAGGTTCAATCTCTGTCCATGAAAAATGAACTCGGACATGGAGTTACTGATGCTATctgcatatttttttattcatctgCTTTCATGATATGGCGCATGCATGATGCAAACTTGGGCCTCACTCTCCTAAGCAGCCTGTAATTCTGAAGAAGAAAATGCTATAATAGTGCAATAATCACCCTGTGCATAGCATTTTGCAGAACTTTGTTGATGACGTTCTTTTGTCATATTGCAGCATATCTCATGTTCAAGTTTTGGGCCGACAATTATCACCTCCATTTAGTGTTGAAATTCTTGAACCTTCTGGAAAGTTTGTTTTAAAAGCTCACAGTTACACGCAACCAAGCTTACCTGAAAATGGATCCTGCCTAATCCCTAATGCACATTTGGAGGAGCGTGCAGGAGATCTACAGCAGTTCATGGATTTGCTACAGGAAGGTTTAGTTTTTGAGTATGGTTGGCATGAAGATGATGAATTAGATGAAGAGATGCCTCTCTGAGCCTACTTGCAAGAATACATTTTAACAAATGGAAGTGTGGACATAAGTGAAGAGTGAATATGGGAACCCTTTCCGACCTAGATGTGCAGTATCTCTGATGTGTAATTGAACTTATGCCATCTTTTGTGACTGGAGAGGAATGcggtttctatttttttttttaatctgacCTACCCTTTGGGTGGCTCTTTTGATCTTTATTTCATTAGATTGAGGTCTTGGTGCACTCATTAATGGCTTCTGTTGCATTATCAGTATTCATAGGCCGGTATAATTGTGGAGACTCCGACTATTAGAAAAGAGAAAATGGTTTATGGCCTTATATTGATCTGCCTCAGATGGTAATGCCAAATACACTCTCATGGGCTTGCTTTTAAATTTGAACTACCATTATGTTTGATATAGTTAATTTTCAATGAAAAGATCCAgatcaaagaaaagaaaaataaattatttttaaaataaaattaaagaaaaattactttttaatccttaaagtttaatataattaacacttctatccCTTTATTTTAGCGACCCAACACTTTCtctaaattcgtagtccttcctcTCCCAACTCATACACGAGCTAAACCCATAAAAACGAGCAGTAGGCTATATAACGTATTCTAGATAGAGAAATGAGCGTGGTCGGTCCAAAATGCAAAGCCCTCGGTTCTCGTTTTGCAGCAGCAAGTAATGCTCAATTATCCTttacatatataatatatacatacaatctatttatttttgaaaagcaTATTCACAATAAAATCTAGCACGTCACCCTTTAAAACCCTCAACTAGGCATGTTAGCTGATATAAATTACAATCTACTAATGTACCAGAAACCACCAGTTAGATATGGTATAGAAAACCAGAAATGCACCaatatattattactattacAAATAAGCAGAGTGAACTGTGACAACAGAATTTTAAAACTGGCTTTAAATAGTGAGAAACCTTTTACTTCCACCTAGAATGTGGCTAATTACTCTAAAGCGGAATTTATAATGttcaaataattattattttaactcaTATAACTTCCTGAACAACAGAACAGAGCAGAATTGTATCTTCATGTGGTCTTGGCTTTTGGCCGTGATGGAAGTAACTGCATAACAGAAACAGGAAATCCATTAATAAACAAAAACTATAGAACTTGATTTATCTTAAATTCCAATAGAGAATATATATACCTGATAGCAGGAAATTAAAGAGCTAACAAATCCAAAGGCTCCTGTTACACGAGGGGTAACTTTCTTGGGTGCCAATTGAAGCAGCCCAACTGCAACTACGAAATCCATGGCAGCCTTAACCAAGGCCAGTGATCTCTCGTTTGATTTTTGAAGTTTAGCCCGGTATTGCTCATTCTGCATTAAATGAACATTTGTAAAGCAAAAAGAAGGGGATGTTATATGGAAGAAACAGTCTTGGTCAGCCTACAGTGTGAAATCACATAGTATACATACTTGATATTTATCACCGTTCTTAAGCTCCTTCTCTAGCTTCTTCATTGATGCAGAAAGCCTTCCAATCTCTCCAATCTGAAGTAAAAAGAATGGAGCACGTGATAAAAATGAACAACTCTTTCTGTTCTCTCTCTTCTTCACTTCCGttgctctttctctctctctctctctctctctctctctctctctctctctctccctccctccctccctcccACCCCCCTCCATTTTCCCCCCTCTCCTACCTACTCTCTGAGGGATATAAATGAATTTTGCAgggacaaataaaaataaaaacaagacgaagagagagagagagaagttaCAAACCTCCACCAAGGTGGTACAGACTGAGGATCCCATCCAACAGTAAAGAGATATACGACCAATTAGCTCAGCACGTTCTTTGTTCTATCAAGGTGAAAAGAAAAATGTCACATAATCCAATAACGAATATAAAAGAATCTAGATATAATAAGCATTTCATACCTTATAGATGCCAGTTCTCCCAAGCCAGACGATTTGATCGAGAAATAAGAAAGTAGACAACAATGCATTTTTTGACTGAAATAAGCAGCAAAAGACAGAAGTCACAAAGAGGAATAAGAACAAGATGaactttaagaaaataaatattaactgTCCACCATTACCTTTCCCAATAAAACAAGAGGAAGGGGAGTTCCTTGCGGGACAGGGCTAATAAGAGCATGCAGATCATTGACAAACTGCAAATCAACAAAAGTAAGTAGTGTAAAAATAAGCTGGAAAAGAAAATCTAAGAGAAAGATACAGTATCAGGTTCCACATCCACTAGCATGATGAAGTATCTATCGGTTGTTTACTGACAAGACAAAAAAAAAGATACTGCAAATTGTTCCTTCAGCTCGCAGCTCATTCATTACAACCATTTTACCAGGAAACACAGAGAATTAATTTAAAGCACTTTCAACCTCCAGTAAGTGTGTTACACTTTGTTTTCAAGAAACAAATGTCTTTAAAAATAAACCACAACAGGCACCTGGTTAACCAACAGCACCAGATAAAAATGCAACTTAACTGAAGCTAATGACTAATAGTTCCATATACATGATGAAACCTAACCTTAAGAAGTCGGAAAACTTTACGGGCCAGGCTTGTTGATTTGTCCACATTCTGGGCCGTACCAGGCTGTCCATTACTTATGAATTTTGAACCATATTGAATTGCCCTGCAGATCTTGTCTCTGGATTCAGCCTTGTTCAGATACAAAACTAATAAACCAAGTTCTGCTCTTGTTGCATCCAATGAAGTCATTTTTTTTGTCCTGAAAATAATTGCTAAAGTCAATATAACAGTTTCTAGTAGCCCCCAAAAGCATAAGAGAATAACAACAATAccatatgaaaaacacatgatTGAACATCAAAGACAGACAAATTGATCAAGCAAACCTAAAAAATTTCAgcttgaagaaaaaaaatttctctcCCTCTTGGTTTCTGGAGGGGGATAGGAGGAATATTCCAAACAGAAAATTTCTCCACTGAGCATTTAAACTAGAACaagttaaaatcataaaaatcttGGAATCTAACATGAATAAGGGAAAAGTTATTATAGTTGTTCCACTTGCTTCTTTAGCCATGATAGCTAACCTAACCTTAATCATTCAGGCGTATTCAATTCATCTGTGCGTGACTGAGGCTAATTCCCATAAGGATAGAAATTCTCTATCTTGCTTTTAGGAAGTTGTGGTGACCTGGAATCACTCCTAATCCTCAAAACAACAAAATTCCCTGGTATTGTTTTTCCTCAAAATACCCAAAATCTGCTCACCGAAATCAGCTAAACACAGGAAAAAAGCAGATATATgaaacaataaaattttctgAAAATGCAAACAAAGgcaaaattttatgtaaaaagtATCGACTATTGGGCTGCCGAGGAAGGATGAAGAGACAGCGGTCATAGACTCGACAGAAAAAATGAAAGTCATTGACCCTGATAAAAGCAAATTGTTCCACCCACGTGAGCCTATATCTAAAGCTTAATTAAGTTtgccaatttttctttttaacccTATAAAATCCTATACGAACAATAACTACACAAATTTCTCTTGTTTTTCTCTTCGTTTAGCCAGAAGGAACAGAGGAGACCACCAACATACAAAAAAGGAGGAGACAGGAATTAAACAACGAA
The sequence above is a segment of the Manihot esculenta cultivar AM560-2 chromosome 5, M.esculenta_v8, whole genome shotgun sequence genome. Coding sequences within it:
- the LOC110615638 gene encoding F-box protein At4g00755 isoform X1, producing MSMNICVPDNKGVCKLLKMETYVDFFNWLDHDTLMRILICLEDPSDLVRVSSVSRSWREFVIVNGLCKQLCLRRFPCLHRVDHVIEPNCGMKNPSEDGCSKSVEWETLEREHRVYAFLARGCTSFALRECIADAISASSTDNYPEESIHNTLEPRDRVAWGASYWSSKGQSDSASCEMLTYKLVADICVINEISIRPFQAFFQRGSPIYSSKSVRFRMGHTKAPEDEFTGEPSDNCANDNFIWTYTSPEFAMAQENRLQKFKLPEPVLCIGGILQVELLGRVQKQEMDGLFYLCISHVQVLGRQLSPPFSVEILEPSGKFVLKAHSYTQPSLPENGSCLIPNAHLEERAGDLQQFMDLLQEGLVFEYGWHEDDELDEEMPL
- the LOC110615638 gene encoding F-box protein At4g00755 isoform X2, translating into METYVDFFNWLDHDTLMRILICLEDPSDLVRVSSVSRSWREFVIVNGLCKQLCLRRFPCLHRVDHVIEPNCGMKNPSEDGCSKSVEWETLEREHRVYAFLARGCTSFALRECIADAISASSTDNYPEESIHNTLEPRDRVAWGASYWSSKGQSDSASCEMLTYKLVADICVINEISIRPFQAFFQRGSPIYSSKSVRFRMGHTKAPEDEFTGEPSDNCANDNFIWTYTSPEFAMAQENRLQKFKLPEPVLCIGGILQVELLGRVQKQEMDGLFYLCISHVQVLGRQLSPPFSVEILEPSGKFVLKAHSYTQPSLPENGSCLIPNAHLEERAGDLQQFMDLLQEGLVFEYGWHEDDELDEEMPL
- the LOC110615639 gene encoding peroxisomal membrane protein 11C-like, which codes for MTSLDATRAELGLLVLYLNKAESRDKICRAIQYGSKFISNGQPGTAQNVDKSTSLARKVFRLLKFVNDLHALISPVPQGTPLPLVLLGKSKNALLSTFLFLDQIVWLGRTGIYKNKERAELIGRISLYCWMGSSVCTTLVEIGEIGRLSASMKKLEKELKNGDKYQNEQYRAKLQKSNERSLALVKAAMDFVVAVGLLQLAPKKVTPRVTGAFGFVSSLISCYQLLPSRPKAKTT